Proteins encoded within one genomic window of bacterium:
- a CDS encoding NADP-dependent malic enzyme: MGNQPDSAVQTRRYDKQALDLHLAYHGKIEMVPKVPIIGQDAFSIWYTPGVAQPCLAIRDDPALSFSLTNRGNSVAILTNGSRVLGLGDIGPAAAMPVMEGKALLFKYLGGVDAIPLCIETHDAEDVIRAAHLIAPSFGGINLEDIRQPDCFHVLSRLRHELDIPVFHDDQQGTATVTLAALLGALGVVDKRLDEVVIAVVGAGAAGIATTRLLIAAGADAGRIYMCDTKGLLHRGRTDLIGAYPDKWMMCRATNAEDRQGGIPEAMRRADVVLALAASCPGSIRPEWIRTMNDSAIVFACANPEPEIWPWDAHAAGARVVGTGRSDFPNQVNNSLGFPAIFRGVLDVRARTITDEMCIEAAKEIARCAVEMGVSETAVIPPMTAWEVYPRVAAAVGTKAIETGVARLRLGRDELERVARDRICAARRVVAAAQQAREAEDGRVPHG, translated from the coding sequence ATGGGCAATCAACCTGATTCCGCCGTGCAGACTCGACGGTATGACAAACAAGCGCTCGATCTCCACCTGGCGTACCACGGGAAGATCGAAATGGTCCCCAAGGTGCCGATCATCGGCCAGGACGCGTTCAGCATCTGGTACACGCCCGGCGTCGCTCAACCGTGCCTCGCCATCCGCGACGATCCCGCGTTGTCCTTCAGCCTCACCAACCGCGGCAACAGCGTCGCGATCCTGACGAACGGGTCGCGCGTGCTCGGGCTGGGTGACATCGGCCCTGCGGCGGCGATGCCGGTGATGGAAGGCAAGGCGCTCCTGTTCAAGTACCTGGGCGGGGTGGACGCCATTCCCCTGTGCATCGAGACGCACGACGCGGAGGACGTGATCCGGGCGGCGCACCTGATCGCGCCCAGCTTCGGCGGCATCAACCTGGAGGATATCCGGCAGCCCGATTGTTTTCACGTGTTGAGCCGGTTGCGCCACGAACTGGACATCCCCGTGTTCCACGACGATCAGCAGGGGACGGCCACCGTGACGCTCGCGGCCTTATTGGGCGCGCTTGGGGTTGTGGACAAACGTCTCGACGAGGTCGTCATCGCCGTGGTCGGAGCGGGGGCGGCGGGTATCGCGACCACGCGGCTGTTGATCGCGGCCGGGGCGGATGCGGGACGCATCTACATGTGTGATACGAAGGGGTTGCTCCACCGTGGCCGGACGGATCTGATCGGGGCGTATCCGGACAAGTGGATGATGTGCCGCGCGACGAACGCCGAGGACCGGCAGGGCGGTATCCCGGAGGCGATGCGGCGTGCGGACGTGGTTCTGGCACTCGCGGCGAGCTGTCCCGGGAGCATCCGGCCGGAGTGGATTCGTACGATGAACGATTCCGCCATCGTATTCGCCTGCGCGAACCCCGAGCCTGAGATCTGGCCGTGGGACGCGCACGCCGCGGGAGCCCGCGTGGTGGGCACCGGGCGCTCGGATTTCCCGAACCAGGTCAACAACTCGCTCGGATTCCCGGCGATCTTCCGCGGCGTCCTCGACGTACGCGCGCGGACGATCACCGACGAGATGTGCATCGAAGCTGCCAAGGAGATCGCTCGCTGCGCCGTCGAGATGGGCGTGAGCGAGACCGCGGTGATCCCTCCCATGACGGCGTGGGAAGTGTACCCGCGGGTGGCAGCCGCGGTTGGCACCAAGGCGATCGAGACAGGTGTGGCGAGGCTGCGGCTCGGCCGAGACGAACTGGAGCGGGTCGCGCGGGACCGGATCTGCGCGGCACGCCGGGTGGTGGCCGCGGCCCAGCAGGCCCGGGAGGCGGAAGACGGTCGGGTACCGCACGGATAG
- a CDS encoding CBS domain-containing protein, giving the protein MMSTTKDAQRNLTAVDVMTSPVEVVGPTADVREVANLMLTRRISGIPVVSEHGEILGIVTEGDLLHKETADATPRTAFGEATAERPARIEKSHGVTVGDLMTTPVITVGDDASVREIAELMLRKRIKRIPVVRNGRLVGIVSRADVLRGLVRPDEAVATAVRQVLRDGVRIDLSHLRFWVRNGVVSLEGVVESRCERELARRVVEAIDGVVQIDDRITCRVAD; this is encoded by the coding sequence ATGATGTCGACCACGAAGGACGCACAGCGTAACTTGACCGCGGTAGACGTGATGACGTCCCCGGTCGAGGTCGTGGGACCTACCGCCGACGTCCGCGAGGTGGCGAATTTGATGCTGACCCGTCGGATCAGCGGGATTCCCGTGGTCTCCGAGCACGGAGAGATCCTCGGGATCGTGACCGAGGGCGACCTGCTGCACAAGGAGACGGCGGACGCGACGCCGCGGACCGCATTTGGCGAAGCGACTGCGGAGCGGCCGGCCCGGATCGAGAAATCCCACGGGGTCACCGTGGGCGATCTGATGACCACACCGGTCATCACCGTTGGGGACGATGCCTCCGTCCGTGAGATCGCGGAGCTGATGCTGCGCAAGCGCATCAAGCGGATCCCCGTCGTGCGGAACGGGCGGCTCGTCGGGATCGTATCCCGCGCGGACGTGCTTCGGGGTCTCGTGCGGCCCGACGAGGCGGTGGCGACCGCCGTGCGGCAGGTGCTCCGCGACGGGGTCCGGATCGATCTTAGTCACCTCCGGTTCTGGGTGCGGAACGGCGTCGTGTCCCTCGAGGGTGTGGTGGAGTCGCGATGCGAGCGAGAGCTGGCGCGGCGTGTGGTCGAGGCGATCGATGGCGTG